The following are from one region of the Natronomonas marina genome:
- a CDS encoding DUF1931 domain-containing protein — protein sequence MADLIVQSKIREHLDGMNVSADFFDVLDEEVAELLDDAARRAEANDRKTVQTRDL from the coding sequence ATGGCAGACCTGATTGTCCAATCGAAGATTCGAGAGCACCTCGACGGAATGAATGTCTCGGCAGACTTCTTCGACGTGCTCGACGAGGAAGTCGCTGAACTCCTTGACGATGCTGCGCGTCGTGCAGAAGCGAACGACAGGAAGACCGTTCAAACTCGAGACCTCTAA
- a CDS encoding toll/interleukin-1 receptor domain-containing protein, producing MTEEPETGESAEEREEEYDAMISYSHEDSKPVANALYDELTAYGLDVWYDGVELGIGDNIRSSIDRALTESEHAVILISPSYFEGMSEWELDGLVQKHNKADENVILPLLHGMEFEELQEESPSLANIIGDKVTEDNINEITAKLYNAIESPDETPNLDDVEGVDRVELDVTMEDFVDISKGSKVTVEEWRTSGTPHTAGVTAVELTVEESGLTYTGSNFVGTTKVIKDKPLEGHVSDIDEKSAGNTEFTLRLPQARLDKLSDDRDDYKSGLVG from the coding sequence ATGACCGAAGAACCTGAAACCGGCGAATCCGCGGAGGAACGGGAGGAAGAATACGACGCGATGATCTCCTACTCGCACGAAGATTCCAAACCCGTAGCAAACGCGCTCTACGACGAACTCACCGCGTACGGCCTCGATGTATGGTACGACGGCGTCGAACTCGGGATTGGAGACAACATCCGCTCCTCAATTGACCGCGCCCTCACGGAATCCGAACACGCTGTCATCCTCATCTCCCCGTCGTATTTCGAGGGGATGTCCGAATGGGAGCTCGATGGTCTCGTGCAGAAGCACAATAAAGCGGACGAGAACGTCATTCTCCCACTACTGCACGGGATGGAGTTTGAAGAACTCCAAGAGGAAAGTCCGAGTCTCGCTAATATAATCGGCGACAAAGTCACCGAGGACAATATCAACGAGATCACTGCGAAGCTGTACAACGCTATTGAGTCGCCCGACGAGACGCCGAACCTGGACGACGTGGAGGGCGTGGATCGCGTTGAGCTCGACGTTACTATGGAAGACTTTGTGGATATCTCAAAAGGGTCGAAAGTAACGGTCGAGGAATGGCGGACGAGCGGCACGCCGCACACCGCGGGGGTGACAGCGGTCGAGCTCACGGTCGAAGAGAGCGGGCTCACCTACACCGGGTCGAATTTCGTCGGGACAACGAAAGTCATCAAGGACAAGCCGCTCGAAGGCCACGTCTCAGACATAGACGAGAAATCAGCTGGGAATACGGAATTCACGCTGCGCCTCCCGCAAGCCCGGTTAGATAAACTGTCCGACGACCGCGACGACTACAAATCCGGGCTCGTTGGGTGA